One stretch of Amycolatopsis sp. NBC_00345 DNA includes these proteins:
- a CDS encoding MFS transporter, whose product MAQGSGRAIVVVLASCGLVASFMQTLVVPLIPAFPQLLNASPTDASWVVTVTLLAAAVITPVSGRLGDLYGKRRVLLASLAVLVAGSVLSALTSSLALMVAGRGLQGCAMGVIPLGISIMRDELPAERVSGAISLMSATLGVGGAIGLPLAAVVAQNADWHVLFWGSAALGVACALLIMRYVPESPVRTPAPFDYAGALGLVAGLTCLLLPIVKGATWGWGSPRTLGFAAAAVVVLLGWGWYQLRRRDPLVDLRVSARRPVLFTNLASIMVGFAMYAMALSFPQLLQAPSSTGYGLGRTMVEAGLCLAPNGLVMMLLSPVSARLTNRYGARTTLMTGAVVIALGYVFAILLMDNALEIIAASVIIGAGVGIAYAAMPALIMGSVPVTETASANGLNSLMRSVGTSTSSAVMATMLAQLTITAGGLTWPSLTGFRATFAVAALAAVVGLGFTALVPRARAAALEPVAA is encoded by the coding sequence GTGGCTCAGGGCAGCGGTCGGGCGATCGTCGTGGTGCTGGCGTCGTGCGGGCTGGTGGCGTCGTTCATGCAAACGCTGGTGGTGCCGCTCATCCCGGCGTTTCCGCAGCTGCTCAACGCTTCGCCGACGGACGCGTCGTGGGTCGTCACCGTCACGCTGCTCGCGGCGGCCGTGATCACGCCGGTGAGCGGCCGGCTCGGTGACCTCTACGGCAAGCGGCGCGTGCTGCTGGCGAGCCTCGCCGTGCTCGTGGCCGGCTCGGTGCTCTCGGCGCTGACCAGCTCGCTCGCGCTGATGGTGGCCGGCCGCGGGCTGCAGGGCTGTGCGATGGGCGTGATCCCGCTGGGCATCAGCATCATGCGTGACGAGCTGCCGGCCGAACGCGTCAGCGGCGCGATCTCCCTGATGAGCGCGACGCTCGGCGTCGGCGGCGCGATCGGGCTGCCGCTGGCGGCGGTGGTCGCGCAGAACGCCGACTGGCACGTGCTTTTCTGGGGCTCCGCCGCGCTCGGGGTGGCGTGCGCGCTGCTGATCATGCGGTACGTGCCGGAGTCGCCGGTGCGCACGCCCGCGCCGTTCGACTACGCGGGCGCGCTCGGCCTCGTGGCCGGGCTGACCTGCCTGCTGCTCCCGATCGTCAAGGGCGCAACGTGGGGCTGGGGCAGCCCGCGCACACTCGGGTTCGCCGCCGCGGCCGTGGTCGTGCTGCTCGGGTGGGGCTGGTACCAGCTGCGCCGCCGAGACCCGCTGGTCGACCTGCGCGTGTCCGCGCGGCGGCCGGTGCTGTTCACCAACCTGGCGTCGATCATGGTCGGTTTTGCCATGTACGCCATGGCTTTGTCGTTCCCGCAGCTGCTGCAGGCGCCGTCGTCCACCGGGTACGGCCTCGGCCGCACGATGGTCGAGGCGGGCCTGTGCCTCGCGCCGAACGGGCTGGTGATGATGCTGCTGTCCCCGGTCTCGGCGCGGCTGACCAACCGCTACGGCGCGCGCACCACGCTGATGACCGGCGCCGTGGTGATCGCGCTGGGCTACGTCTTCGCCATCCTGCTGATGGACAACGCGCTGGAGATCATCGCGGCGTCGGTGATCATCGGCGCGGGCGTCGGCATCGCGTACGCGGCCATGCCCGCGCTGATCATGGGCTCGGTGCCGGTCACGGAAACGGCGTCGGCGAACGGCCTGAACTCGCTGATGCGCTCGGTCGGCACGTCCACCTCCAGCGCGGTGATGGCCACCATGCTCGCCCAGCTGACCATCACCGC
- a CDS encoding FAD-dependent oxidoreductase codes for MPNSSERRAVVAGGGVVGLTTGLGLRQAGFDVLVCEQEPEVRGIGAALGLWANALTVFDRLGVGAGIRASGHPSAIRYQDPTGQVLDEYYAGLADVDYLMITRQRLNELLAEALGPDHLRTSARVVGYEDQADAVVVRFEDGSTTEADLLVGADGVYSKVREQLSPGSAAQEYPGHLAWRGIVPESAIPEITSERFVVGLERTRGGVIRSGGGMAFWVLAQLGAQSSAASGKQEALALVPHLHEGDWTFPLREAIEATPEDRVVRNRVMAVPLQSRWVDGRVALAGDAAHALSPHITSGASLGIEDAAVLADHLGQSGDVPAALKAYEAGRLPRYAEAYRRVDEVAEASVEPREFAKEFFGFIRWMLA; via the coding sequence GTGCCGAACAGTTCTGAGCGACGAGCAGTGGTCGCGGGCGGCGGGGTCGTGGGTCTCACCACGGGACTCGGCCTGCGCCAGGCCGGATTCGACGTACTGGTGTGCGAGCAGGAGCCCGAGGTGCGCGGCATCGGCGCCGCGCTCGGGCTGTGGGCGAACGCGCTGACGGTCTTCGACCGGCTCGGCGTGGGCGCCGGGATCCGCGCCTCCGGCCACCCGAGCGCGATCCGCTACCAGGACCCCACCGGGCAGGTGCTGGACGAGTACTACGCCGGCCTCGCGGACGTCGACTACCTGATGATCACCCGCCAGCGCCTCAACGAGCTGCTGGCCGAGGCCCTTGGTCCGGACCACCTGCGCACGAGCGCCCGCGTGGTCGGCTACGAGGACCAGGCCGACGCCGTTGTCGTGCGGTTCGAAGACGGCAGCACAACGGAGGCCGACCTCCTCGTCGGCGCCGACGGCGTCTACTCGAAGGTGCGCGAGCAGCTCTCACCCGGTTCCGCCGCGCAGGAGTACCCAGGACACCTTGCGTGGCGCGGAATCGTGCCGGAGAGCGCGATCCCCGAAATCACCAGCGAACGGTTCGTGGTCGGCCTCGAGCGCACCCGCGGCGGGGTCATCCGCAGCGGCGGCGGGATGGCGTTCTGGGTGCTCGCGCAGCTGGGCGCGCAGTCGTCGGCCGCGTCCGGGAAGCAGGAAGCCCTCGCGCTCGTGCCGCACCTGCACGAAGGCGACTGGACGTTCCCGCTGCGCGAAGCGATCGAGGCGACGCCGGAGGACAGGGTGGTCCGCAACCGCGTGATGGCCGTGCCGCTGCAGAGCCGCTGGGTCGACGGCCGTGTGGCGCTGGCCGGCGACGCGGCGCACGCGCTTTCACCGCACATCACCTCCGGCGCCTCGCTGGGCATCGAGGACGCCGCCGTACTGGCCGACCACTTAGGACAGTCCGGCGACGTGCCCGCCGCCCTCAAGGCGTACGAGGCCGGCCGGCTTCCGCGCTACGCCGAGGCGTACCGCAGGGTCGACGAGGTCGCGGAGGCGTCGGTGGAGCCGCGCGAGTTC
- a CDS encoding DUF3761 domain-containing protein, translating into MLRKLGMVLAAGALVAGCGVGTLPVKDSGVVTPDTPTSSLPTYSTPATTPETPIPTTSDAPVSAAPIAPAAPAAPAPAATKKAVPKIPATKKAAPQPATPAACGSDYYLNSSGTCVHRPSSNPSGATAQCKDGSYSYSQHRSGTCSGHGGVKQWL; encoded by the coding sequence ATGCTGCGGAAGCTGGGCATGGTGCTGGCGGCGGGTGCGCTCGTCGCCGGGTGCGGCGTGGGTACGTTGCCCGTCAAGGACTCTGGCGTCGTCACCCCGGACACTCCCACTTCGTCGTTGCCGACTTATTCCACGCCGGCGACGACTCCTGAAACTCCTATTCCGACCACGTCTGATGCGCCCGTTTCGGCCGCTCCGATCGCGCCCGCCGCGCCCGCCGCGCCGGCGCCCGCGGCGACGAAGAAGGCTGTTCCGAAAATCCCGGCGACCAAAAAGGCCGCGCCCCAGCCGGCGACGCCCGCCGCGTGCGGCAGTGACTACTACCTCAACTCGAGCGGCACCTGTGTGCACCGCCCGTCGTCCAACCCGTCCGGTGCGACGGCTCAGTGCAAGGACGGCAGTTACAGCTACAGCCAGCACCGTTCCGGTACCTGCTCCGGCCACGGCGGCGTCAAACAGTGGCTCTAG